The Eleginops maclovinus isolate JMC-PN-2008 ecotype Puerto Natales chromosome 6, JC_Emac_rtc_rv5, whole genome shotgun sequence DNA segment TTTTCTAACAAAGCTAACTAACTGCGACTGTTATCTGTGAGGATTGTATTTGAGGATAACGTTTCGATGTATGGACGTGAGTTTTAGGAGACAGGGTTAAACAAAAGGGAATTCTGAACCCCAAAGTTAATTAAATTTGTTTAAGCCTCTCCCAAAACCCTCTCATGATCTTCAGTAATCACGGTATTTCTTCACGTTTTCCATCAGAAAGCAGAGATGGGCTTGTGGAGCTGCAGCCTTTTTGTGCTGTTCTGTGTCAGTGGAGCTTTCATCAGAGAAGTACATCTGGCTACTATATCTGATGTCGGGGGACACAAAGGCGGTCAGAGACATATTCTGATGGAAGAAGATAACACTTTCAGTAACAgcactaaaataaaaagtaagttTTACTGAAATTTTACCATCATGTAACTATTTACAACCAGGTGTGTTTGAGGAACTTTGAACTCTAAAACATTCCAGTTACAGGAAACAATTTAAAGTGCTGAACAACTTTACGTAGATGCaataaagtttgttttctgCTGTGTTCCCAGGTAAAACTGACCCAGATGAGGGCCCAAAGTCATTGGATTGGTCCTATATGGCCGCGGGCCTCGGCACAGCCCTCACTATTTCGCTCCTCATCGTGATGACCGTCAAGTTTCGTCTCTTTCATCGCTTCTTGGCCAGCTACAGACACTCTCTGCTCGAAGAAGCTGACGGGGTTAGCCAGTACGGTCAGGACGAGCTGCACTTCCCTAACAGCGTGATGGGTACAATAAGAGAGGGGTCTGGGGGGAATCACAGAGGTTtagatgacgatgatgatggcTTCATTGAGGATAACTATATCCAGGCCAGTGAGAAAGACagggcagagagggagagaaaagaggaagaggaggaggaggaagggataGAAGACAGCGACGATGATCTTCAGTTCACTATAGCGTAATTTGATAAAGGGAGACTTCATCAAAGAAAGCTGCTTTACAActaagataaaggagaagaaagaattTGATTGAAAGTCAACAGTATAGCCCTGATTAGAAACCTTCCTGGCTCTTGACCTTTAAATTAATCTAGGGAAGCAATGTGGCacaaggaaaaacacaaagtctTTTTGGGATTATCTTCTGACCTTATTGAGGAGTACTGAGCCGAAAAGGAATAAATGTCGAAATTGAATGATCCCCAGTTGCCTCAAAACTTCCAAAGCTGCAATAACAATTGGACAATTGGAATCAGCACATTTTTATAGTATGATATGATGACAGTTATAACAAGACTGAACTAAATTCAGATTTTTGAAGGATGTTACTGCCTCTCTGCCGATTCAGTGAAGCAAGAAAGAATAGACTATAAGCACAGTGAAATGTTTAACGTAAACTTTACTGGACTGGGACAGGCAAAAGTTTGACTGCACTGAGTCTACAGTACGTTGGACGTCTTCTTTGTTCACCTTTTCATATACGTTGCCCTTTGTTGTGTAAGCTTTTGCTAAGACGATCtcataaatcaaaatgtaacaattcAATTAATctccatttattttccttttatgcAGAGATAAAGTCCCAATTATAGCTGAACATTGTAagtctttgaaaataaatgtattatgtgaaTATCCTTTTCCAAGCAAATGGAAGCTATTGTTGTACCCTGCTTATTAGTTGTATTATAATACCACCTGCGAATCACTTGTATTGTTGTTAGGAATTGAGTGATCAAGCAATTTATTCATAATGAAGTTAGGTGGGTGTATGATCACATTTTGGCAATGAATTAACAAAAGAGAGGTGAGCAACTTGGCACTTCTTTATTAGGTGTATGTGTAGAAAGTTACAGATTTAACACAATAAGAATCCAATCTGTGTGGTAGGCAGGAACCTGAGTGCATTCATGTAAAATAGCAAAACATAGTTCAATGCATTTCTATGTACAGTATTGTCTGAAATCATTAACTGTATGAATAGATTCTTCACAATACCAATGCgtattcattcattctttcattcGTTCACTCGTCAACCTtgaattgtaaaatgtttgttatGAAATGAAGTAGGTAATTCACTAAATGATTTATCCAGTTACTGTATTTCA contains these protein-coding regions:
- the LOC134865468 gene encoding leucine-rich repeat-containing protein 19-like, encoding MGLWSCSLFVLFCVSGAFIREVHLATISDVGGHKGGQRHILMEEDNTFSNSTKIKSKTDPDEGPKSLDWSYMAAGLGTALTISLLIVMTVKFRLFHRFLASYRHSLLEEADGVSQYGQDELHFPNSVMGTIREGSGGNHRGLDDDDDGFIEDNYIQASEKDRAERERKEEEEEEEGIEDSDDDLQFTIA